In a genomic window of Gossypium arboreum isolate Shixiya-1 chromosome 9, ASM2569848v2, whole genome shotgun sequence:
- the LOC108456188 gene encoding 1-aminocyclopropane-1-carboxylate oxidase homolog 1-like isoform X1, whose protein sequence is MATETSVDYDRTKELKQFDDTKAGVKGLVDAGILNIPKIFVRPSEDLAADELNSSQKTIEVPIIDVSNIGDSIRRKEIVNEVKIASGEWGFFQVINHGIPLSVLDEMIEGIRLFNEQDLELKKEIYSRDSAKKVKFLSNFDLYTSKALDWKDTLQLSLLDFDPDPSEMPPVCRKSTMEYIKHLKKLGETLFELLSEALDLQPDYLNSIGCSKGCSIVAHYYPPCPQPELTLGVRKHADAGILTVLLQNHIGGLQVLHDDQWFDVHPIRGGLVINVGDLLQVLSNEKFKSVKHRAIANHVGPRISVPCFFSGHASLLDKPFGPIKDLQSEANPPRYKEFLLNEYFAKFFSSSLDDDKLPLDYYKL, encoded by the exons ATGGCAACCGAAACCTCAGTGGATTACGATAGAACCAAAGAGTTGAAGCAATTCGACGACACAAAAGCTGGTGTTAAAGGACTCGTCGACGCCGGAATACTTAACATCCCCAAGATTTTCGTTCGACCATCCGAGGACCTTGCCGCCGACGAACTGAATTCCAGTCAGAAAACCATTGAAGTCCCGATCATAGATGTAAGCAACATCGGAGACAGTATCCGGCGAAAGGAGATCGTAAACGAAGTTAAGATTGCATCAGGGGAATGGGGTTTCTTCCAAGTGATAAACCATGGGATCCCATTAAGTGTTTTGGATGAAATGATTGAAGGCATACGTTTGTTTAATGAACAAGATTTGGAGCTGAAGAAGGAGATATATAGCCGTGACAGTGCAAAGAAAGTGAAATTCCTCTCTAACTTTGATCTTTATACTTCAAAAGCTCTTGATTGGAAGGACACTTTGCAACTCTCTTTGCTTGATTTTGATCCTGACCCCTCCGAAATGCCACCGGTCTGCAG AAAATCAACAATGGAGTATATTAAGCATTTGAAAAAATTAGGAGAAACTTTATTTGAGTTACTATCAGAGGCACTTGATCTTCAACCAGACTACCTTAACTCAATCGGATGTAGTAAAGGGTGTAGCATAGTGGCCCATTACTATCCCCCTTGCCCTCAACCTGAACTCACTTTAGGGGTAAGGAAACATGCAGATGCAGGCATATTAACAGTGCTTCTACAGAACCATATTGGTGGCCTCCAAGTCCTTCATGATGATCAATGGTTTGACGTCCACCCCATTCGAGGCGGTTTGGTCATAAACGTTGGTGATCTTCTTCAG GTTTTATCAAATGAGAAGTTCAAGAGTGTGAAGCATAGGGCAATTGCCAATCATGTCGGACCCAGAATTTCAGTACCATGTTTTTTCTCAGGACATGCTAGCTTGCTTGACAAGCCATTTGGGCCAATCAAAGATCTACAATCAGAGGCAAATCCTCCTCGATACAAAGAGTTTTTGTTGAATGAATATTTTGCCAAGTTTTTTTCAAGCTCGCTTGATGATGACAAGCTTCCTTTAGATTACTACAAGCTGTGA
- the LOC108456188 gene encoding 1-aminocyclopropane-1-carboxylate oxidase homolog 1-like isoform X2, which translates to MATETSVDYDRTKELKQFDDTKAGVKGLVDAGILNIPKIFVRPSEDLAADELNSSQKTIEVPIIDVSNIGDSIRRKEIVNEVKIASGEWGFFQVINHGIPLSVLDEMIEGIRLFNEQDLELKKEIYSRDSAKKVKFLSNFDLYTSKALDWKDTLQLSLLDFDPDPSEMPPVCRKSTMEYIKHLKKLGETLFELLSEALDLQPDYLNSIGCSKGCSIVAHYYPPCPQPELTLGVRKHADAGILTVLLQNHIGGLQVLHDDQWFDVHPIRGGLVINVLSNEKFKSVKHRAIANHVGPRISVPCFFSGHASLLDKPFGPIKDLQSEANPPRYKEFLLNEYFAKFFSSSLDDDKLPLDYYKL; encoded by the exons ATGGCAACCGAAACCTCAGTGGATTACGATAGAACCAAAGAGTTGAAGCAATTCGACGACACAAAAGCTGGTGTTAAAGGACTCGTCGACGCCGGAATACTTAACATCCCCAAGATTTTCGTTCGACCATCCGAGGACCTTGCCGCCGACGAACTGAATTCCAGTCAGAAAACCATTGAAGTCCCGATCATAGATGTAAGCAACATCGGAGACAGTATCCGGCGAAAGGAGATCGTAAACGAAGTTAAGATTGCATCAGGGGAATGGGGTTTCTTCCAAGTGATAAACCATGGGATCCCATTAAGTGTTTTGGATGAAATGATTGAAGGCATACGTTTGTTTAATGAACAAGATTTGGAGCTGAAGAAGGAGATATATAGCCGTGACAGTGCAAAGAAAGTGAAATTCCTCTCTAACTTTGATCTTTATACTTCAAAAGCTCTTGATTGGAAGGACACTTTGCAACTCTCTTTGCTTGATTTTGATCCTGACCCCTCCGAAATGCCACCGGTCTGCAG AAAATCAACAATGGAGTATATTAAGCATTTGAAAAAATTAGGAGAAACTTTATTTGAGTTACTATCAGAGGCACTTGATCTTCAACCAGACTACCTTAACTCAATCGGATGTAGTAAAGGGTGTAGCATAGTGGCCCATTACTATCCCCCTTGCCCTCAACCTGAACTCACTTTAGGGGTAAGGAAACATGCAGATGCAGGCATATTAACAGTGCTTCTACAGAACCATATTGGTGGCCTCCAAGTCCTTCATGATGATCAATGGTTTGACGTCCACCCCATTCGAGGCGGTTTGGTCATAAAC GTTTTATCAAATGAGAAGTTCAAGAGTGTGAAGCATAGGGCAATTGCCAATCATGTCGGACCCAGAATTTCAGTACCATGTTTTTTCTCAGGACATGCTAGCTTGCTTGACAAGCCATTTGGGCCAATCAAAGATCTACAATCAGAGGCAAATCCTCCTCGATACAAAGAGTTTTTGTTGAATGAATATTTTGCCAAGTTTTTTTCAAGCTCGCTTGATGATGACAAGCTTCCTTTAGATTACTACAAGCTGTGA
- the LOC108455278 gene encoding 1-aminocyclopropane-1-carboxylate oxidase homolog 1-like, whose translation MATETSVDYDRTKELTQFDDTKAGVKGLVDAGILNIPKIFVRPAEDLAAEELNSGHKNVEVPIIDVSNIGDSIRRQEIVNEVKIASGEWGFFQVINHGIPLSVLDEMIEGIRLFNEQDLELKKELYSRDSAKKVKFHSNFDLYTSETVDWRDTLQLTFLDSDPDPSQMPSVCRKSTMEYFKHMKKLGETLFELLSEALGLQADHLNSLGYSKGCSIVTHYYPPCPQPELTLGVRKHADAGILTMLLQNHIGGLQVLHNGQWFDIHPTRGGLVINIGDLLQVLSNDKFKSVKHRAISNHIGPRISVACFFSGHASLLDKPFGPIKKLISEANPPHYEEFLLKEYFAKFFSSSLDSKPPIDYYKL comes from the exons ATGGCAACCGAAACCTCAGTCGATTATGACAGAACCAAAGAGTTGACGCAATTCGACGACACAAAAGCTGGTGTTAAAGGACTCGTCGACGCCGGAATACTTAACATCCCCAAGATTTTCGTTCGACCAGCCGAGGACCTTGCCGCCGAAGAACTGAATTCCGGCCACAAAAACGTCGAAGTTCCGATCATAGATGTAAGCAACATCGGAGACAGTATCCGGCGACAGGAGATCGTAAACGAAGTTAAGATTGCATCAGGGGAATGGGGTTTCTTCCAAGTGATAAACCATGGGATCCCATTAAGTGTTTTGGATGAAATGATTGAAGGGATACGTTTGTTTAATGAACAAGATTTAGAGTTGAAGAAAGAGTTATATAGCCGTGACAGTGCAAAGAAAGTGAAATTCCACTCAAATTTTGATCTTTATACTTCAGAAACTGTTGATTGGAGGGACACTTTGCAACTTACTTTCCTTGATTCTGACCCTGACCCTTCTCAAATGCCATCCGTCTGCAG AAAATCAACAATGGAGTATTTTAAACATATGAAAAAATTGGGAGAAACATTGTTCGAGTTACTATCGGAAGCACTCGGTCTTCAAGCAGACCACCTTAACTCACTGGGATATAGTAAAGGGTGTAGCATAGTGACCCACTACTATCCACCTTGCCCTCAACCTGAACTCACTTTAGGAGTAAGGAAACATGCAGACGCAGGCATATTAACAATGCTTCTACAGAACCATATTGGCGGCCTCCAAGTCCTTCACAATGGTCAATGGTTCGACATCCACCCCACTCGAGGTGGTTTGGTCATAAACATTGGCGATCTTCTTCAA GTTTTATCAAATGATAAGTTCAAGAGTGTGAAACACAGAGCAATTTCCAATCATATCGGACCTAGAATTTCAGTGGCATGTTTTTTCTCAGGACATGCTAGCTTGCTTGACAAGCCATTTGGACCAATCAAAAAGCTGATATCAGAGGCAAATCCTCCTCATTATGAAGAGTTTTTGTTAAAGGAATATTTTGCCAAGTTTTTTTCAAGCTCACTTGATTCCAAGCCCCCTATAGATTACTACAAGCTGTGA